The DNA region AAGCATCCTATATCACGCACAAAACGACCTAGTCTATGGTTTCAAGGCCACAGCAAGACCAACCTTTGCACTCTTTTCAATGGCACCGGTATCCACCTCACCAACAAGAGAGAAACGAGTTCTCGGAGTCCAGTCATGCTGGATCAGAGCACTTGCCCGACCATAGTTGTTCACCCGGGACTTCAACAGAGTTAGTGGATCCAGAGCATGCTGTGTACCAAAGGTGAGTATATTTTCATTGCCAGAAAAGCTATGTGAAAGCTCCGCACCAACAGCCGTGTTAGTCAGCGGGTTTACAATGTGGTAATATGAGGCAGTAAGGTTGTCACCTTTATCATTTctacataagaaaaaaagagcaGATAAATTAGGAGATCAACTCAAGTTGAATAGCAATATATGGCTAACCTTCTCTAAAATTGATGGACATATATAGCCTTGGGATAACTACTTACAGAGTTAGAGATGCAATAAGGTCAGCATGAGTAATGTTCAGCCCTGCATTGTATTTGGTAAAGTTGCCAGAGGCAGTATCAAATGAAAGATCTGTCCCAACGGCAACCAaattatttccaaccacaccaGAGAAGTTAACAACAGGATTTGCTGTCAATCCAATGCTGGTGTTGATTCCAGCATACTCATGCTGGTACTGGAGTTCCACCTATTAAACCATGGATAATTAGCAAATGCCATCATCATTCAGGATAACTGGAattactactattattattattgacatTAATTGAATATAAGGAAAGGGAAAACCAGTAATGAAGTAATAATTTACGAAAGAGGTAAAAGGTAAAAGCTTTTTACCTTGCCGGATTTCTGATCTGGAAAATTAAAGCTAAAAATTGTCTTGAGTCCAGGTGCAGGTTCATCCACAGTAATGGTTGTACGCAGCTGAAAAGTATTCAGTCAGATAAGAAATGTAGCATGAGCTCTAACTAATTACTCATCAAATTTTGTTGCATGAGTCTTGGGTGTACaatagtcaattcaattataaAGGATACTCAGACTCCTGATGCAGATATCATAGAAATGATCATGCACTATCACAGCAAACAACTCAACTAAGCCTGCGTTTGGTTACACGGTGGGCTCCCAAGAAACACAAAAAGTCCATGAATAAGTGCCCAACGAACATTGTTGCTTCAACACCAACGGGGAAATTTAATTGATCTTGCTTTTTCGCACCACACCCAAACACAGGCTTAACAAATTGGCAAAcagcaaacaaaaaatataaataaagtgaTTAATCACTTGTATGACAGGTAAGAAATCCAGGCAAAAATTGTGaccatataaaattaaagaacataTAATTACATCAgacaagtaaaaaagaattgcCTCAAGTGTTATAAGTCAAAACTATCCAAGCAAGAATTTTTAACTCACATTTGAGTTAGTGTCCACTTTGACATCAGTTGTGATGTTCTTGTTCTTCACCTTAGTGCTGACATCGGCCAAATATATTTCACCTTTCCTGACTCCAGTTGAAGTGATTtcctgaatatatatatatatatataagtcattgaatttgaaattgtcaGAACACAAGACTTAAACTCTTACAAGAAACCAATGAATCCACAATTCAAGCTATGAAACACTAATCtcacatgtaaaaaaaaaacatccaacTTGTTTCTtgaatcattttcaaattcacatcaatcattccaaaaaaaaaaaaaaaaaacagaacaatCAGCAAAGCTTCTAACTCAATTATTCTAAATGCGCCGCCAGACAGGGTTTCAAGGAAATGCACAAAaagcaatgatttttttttaaaaaataacgaatatctgaaaacaaaaacaaaacattttccatagtcaaatttaaacaaaaaaatatacttcaaagacaaataaaaaaataaataaaaccttaCCACTCCAGTGGAAGTGTAAGTGGTGATGGTGAACTTGTGGTCATTCTGATAATCCTTGAACAGAAGATCTGAGTTACGATTATCGATATAAGTGAGATATTCATGCAAATtaacaaatgaaaatgaaaaaacacacaaaaaaagaacACGAATGATTCGAAGGAAAAAATCGGTTACCGCGAGCTCTCTTGCCGATGTCAGAGTAGAGACCTGGACCTTTCACCATGATTTTCCCGAGAAAACTAAAGCGGATAACACGAGAGAGGGGAAGAAGAGGGGAAAATACGAGAAAGTATTGACAGAAGAAGAGACTGAAAGAGAAACCCTAATTTTGGGGAGGAAGAGGACGAACCGCAGCCGTTGGATTAGAAGATGAAATGTGGCCGTTGATTTAGAAGAAGGGAAAAGTTGCCTCGAGAATCGGGACAAGAGTTGAGCTGGGAGCATATTCGGTTCCCGTCCGGATTCTCTTCAATGAGTTTTGTTCAGTACTACTACGTGTAAACTAGAGaaacattaattttgtttttttcttctatttttattttgaaaaataacacGGACATTcttcataacatttttttttatcggcttGAAATTTATTGATAACCACCAATTTTAATGAATCAAAACAACATAACATATTGTCTTAATATCATCACACACAATGCATCAAAATACACATTACATTTAAATTGAGCTGGTGCCAAAATATGATTAACATAGACGTTTTTGATAAATCTCAAAATGACACACATACATATAGTTCATCAAAAATACATTCAACCAAATTTCCACTACTCATATAAGTCATGCTTCAGTCATGATTGTCCGCAAATAAGGAGGCATCTCAAACAATATGCAGACTTCAAAATGATTCTTGCACAAATAATTGAAGGCTAGATATGCATAAATTTCATCCTCTAAATCGATACTAAGCACCAACTCCCAAACATGTGCATCATTATATTCAATTCTACTGCTTTGTCTAATGATGTTCACTTGATCTATCATAATATCATTGCGCCTCTCAAAAGCCACAACTTGGCGTTTCAATCAAAGTTAATTGTCTCTCTGCAATGTTATTAACTTTTTCAATCAATGTATTCCCACCAGCTAGATGGTGACACACTTCATCAAGACCTATTGATATTTTTCCATATGTGCATCAAGAACATTTATCATGGGTGCTTTATGCTTTGTTCCCTTTGAAGTGGAAGTCCCACCACTAAGTGGAATGAGCATTTGTGGCAGAAGGAATGAACTAACCATTTGAGCAAGATCGAATGAACTTAGTATATTGTGGACTGAAAGAGCCACCATGTGAAGGGAAGGCATTAGGTGTAGAAAAGTTTCTTATTTCTGTCTCATTCATGGATGTATCATTGACAACATCATTCAAATAAATGGCGATATTTTCCCTCTCCAAACCTCAAAGGATTTGGCCAATAATTGATCCCATTGCTCATGTTGCATGATCAAGTCCATACAGCTCTTCAAGAATGTCGTAGTGCTTGTTTAGGCAAGCTTTCCATCTCACAATCTAAGAAGCACAGACGCGACTCATCATCGGCGTGTCCCGCGTTGGACTCTCACCAGACATGTATGCGGGTACGACTCCGATGGGACGCGGTGTCTGTCGCCTCCGCCGTCACCGGAAACGGTTGAACAGTAAGACACGCGCGGTTGGACGCGGCCCACCACGTAGACACGCGCGTCGCGGCCCATTAAGCCttaggtttttttattatttatttaaaaatgcttACCAAAAGAATAGCTCTTCTGCGTCTTCTCCTTGTTGTTCCCGCAAGCACCTCCATTGCTGCACAGTGCCGCGTCCGTTTCCTTCCCCGCGCAGGTAGGCCCTTGCTTCCTATTTCTTCTCTGGTTTTTTCTTGCTGCCTCTGGTTTTCCTTCTGTGTTTAGTGTGAACCGTGTGGTTCCACTTTGTTCTTTAAACTTTTTAcacattctctctctttcttgttGTTATCGGCTGGGTGTTGGGTGTTGCATGTACCCcacttctttattttattgtaaaaagcaagtttctctttctttctttttctgctacttctttattttattgtaaaaagaaaatttcaataGTTTTTGTGTTCACTTCTTCATCAACATAAACTCACACCATATTAACTGATTTTAGGAGacgtttaaattaatataaaaaattgattaaacacttatttaataaaatgagattattgaaataaagataaattgaGTTTATAAGACGTTCATATCACAAGGCACATTTATAAGCTCAACAAAGCTCTCTAGAAGCTCTACCAAATCAAATGCCCCTATAATTGCATAGGCTTATTCTATtcctaattattcttttttagatGTCTAAACTATGCTATATATTTTAAGAGTCATGTAAGAGAGAATAAACGAATAGCAAAAACTTTAAATActtgtcaattttgtgtgccTCGTTAATCAAGCTGcacaaaatatgatttatttgcaATTTAAGGGTTGCCACCTAAATGACCAAAAACAAGGCTTCAGTATTGCATGCATCGCCAATGAGTGTATTATGTAACTAGATTTCTCAAGAAGGGAAGCAGAGTGTGTAGGTCATGTTACTATTCTAGGAAGTTGGAAAATATGCAGCATTGTGTCAAgagctaaaaaatataaaaagtaattttttttctttattttattgtaaatcttgtgataatatttttttgcagatgccattaaaaaattacctttcttgcaattttttttattttcttatttattcttaaaaaaattatttgctaaGTAATCAAAGAAATAACAACAGACATATTACAGagggaaaaattataatagatCACTTTtacattaactttttttgtaaattcaaaatttgaatgttTCAGTTCATAAACATTTCACACATGGCTATGAATTTGAatgtttctttgttttcctatttattcttaaaaaaattatttgctaaAAAAGGTatctaaattgttttaaaaataaaaaataaaacaaataatttacaaaaactaaaattattttgaatagtcctgttttgaataaaattaagctACAACATGTCCAATAAGACAATAACAACATTGATTAGAAATTGCTtcttgttgtttgttttttacttagaaattgtttacattaattttttatttttttaaattgttgtagAGATGAGTGTTTCTAGTCCTAGTCAAGCTAAAGAACAAGATGATGATACCAAACCTTTATGGACCTAtgttacaaagataaaaaagtgTAGCTGGTGGTGGAAACTATGAGataaaatgtaatatttgtGATTTTACCTTTAATGGGTCTTATACTAGAGTGAGGGCACACTTATTGAAGATGACAGGAAAGGGAGTTAGAGTTTGTCAAAAGGTAACAGTTGCTAAACTTATAGATTTGAAGAAGATAGACAATGAAGCTACATTGAGGGTGGAGAGGTCAAAAACAAAATCTGTGTCATTGCCTCCAGTTTCTACTCAACACCAAATGGATACAAACACTCTTGGTGTTGatccaaaaaagagaaagacatTATCTGTAGAAAATGCCTTTAATTTGCAAGCTAGAGAGACACTTGATCATGAAATTGCTAGAATGTTTTACTATTCGGGCTGCCTTTTCATTTAGCAAGAAATCCTCATTATAGGAAGGCATTTGCCTATGCTGCCAACAATCTGATCAGTGGTTACCAACCTCCAggttataataaattaaggacAACATTACTTCAAAACGAGAGAAGACATGTGGAGAATTTGTTACAACCAAATAAAAATGCATGGAGCCAGAAGGGTgtgagcattgttagtgatggATGGAGTGAGCCGCAAAGAAGATCTCTTATTAATTTCATGGTTGTCACGGAGAATGGACCTATGTTTTTAAAGGCCATTGATTGTTCAAATGAGATCAAAGACAAGGATTTCATTGCCAAACATATGAGGGAGGTAATTATGGAGGTTGGGCACTCAAATGTTGTGCAAACAGTGACGGATAATGCAGTCGTTTGTAAAGCAGCGGGTTTAATAATTGAGGTTGAGTTTCCTTCCATCTATTGGACTCCATATGTTATCCATACATTAAATCttgctttgaagaacatatgtgCAGCcaagaatacaaaaaaaaaataatgttgcttATGAAGAATGTTCTTGGATCACCCAAATTGCGGATGATGCAATGTTTGTGAAAAATTGTCATGAGTCACTCTATGAGACtatcaattttcaattcattcaattCATTGAAATTGCTATCCATTGCTCCAACAAGATTTGCCTCCACTATTGTAATGCTCAAGAGATTCAAGCAATTGAAGAAAGGACTCCAAGAGATGGTCATTAGTGACCAATGGTCTTCTTATAAGGAAGATGATGTTGCAAAGGCTAAATTTGTGAAAGATACTTTGTTGGATGATAAATGATGGGATAAGGTTGattatattctttctttcactaGCCCTATCTATGATGTTCTTAGAAGAACGGATACAAAAGCTTCATCTCTCCATCTAGTATATGAGATGTGGGATTCAATGATTGAAAAGGTGAAGAATGCCATATATCAATATGAGAGAAAGAAGGAGAGTGAAGGATCAACCTTTTATGAGGTAGTGCACTCCATATTAATTGACCGTTGGACTAAGAGTAGCACTCCTCTCCATTGTTTAGCTCATTCTTTAAATCCTAGGTAATTGACTTTATACTTTTTTacttacatttttttagaattacataaattttaatcatgtatatatttatttttaattgtagatATTATAGTCATGAATGGTTAAGTGAAGATTCTAATCGAGTTCCTCCACATCAAGACATGGAACTCACTTGTGAAAGATTAAAATGTTTCAAGAGGttctttcttgatgtggatgtaagGAGGAAAGTGAATATTGAGTTTGCCAACTTCTTGGATGGAAGAGAAGGTTTTGAtggtcttgattctttaaatgATAGAGGTCAAATGGATCCAAAAGCTTGGTGGCTAGTTCATGGCATTAATGCTCCAATACTTCAAAAGATTGCCCTTAAGCTACTTGTGCAACCTTGTTCATCTTCTTGTTGTGAAAGGAATTGGAGtacatattcatttatccattctttaaagagaaacaagatgGCACCACATAGAGCTGAAGATTTAGTATTTGTTCATAGCAACCTACGACTTCTCTCAAGGAATACTCCACAATATCATCAAGAGGAAACTAAAATGTGGGATGTAGCTGGAGATGATTTTGGATCACTTGATGATTGTGGTATTCTTGAAATTGCTAGTTTGTCTTTAGATGAACCAGAGTTAGAGGGTGTCTTTTTCAATGATGATTGCTAGTTTGTGGAATTCTTGAAGACTTGAAGTTGCTAATTCATCATCTTgctttataattgttttttttgtaaaaaaacaaagCGTACAAATTGTATAATGAGGTTTCTTAGTATTTTTTGTGACTCATTATCATAGGAAAAGTTCTTTTGAGATGATGATGAATATATGAATCTCGATTTTTAATTTAGATCTTTTATGCATATcgctcatatttaattttatgtaattttatttaattatatatatatatatatatatatatatatatatatatatatatatatatatatatagccgtATCCGTGTCCTACATTTTCAACATTACAGGTGTCCACGTGTCGGTGTCCGTGTCGTGTCCAGTGTCGGTgcttcatagctcacaatagaTGGTTTTCCTACAATCATGACACTATTTCATATTCGAATCCactaaaaaggaagaaattacTCATATTTATTAATCTTGAAGGACTTATATAGTGACTCTTCATTTACCTTTATGAGTTCAACCCAAACTACATCTTCAGCCTCAAACTTGTTTATTTGTGGATTCCATGTAAATCCACTCAAACCTTTGAATAGGTCATGCGCTTCACTCCATTTGTATTTCAAGGATCATTGTCTATTTTTGACATTGGTCTTTGTTACCTCTGCATGACACTCATTCTTTGTCACTAACAATGGTGACACATTTCAAATATCACAAAGTTCAAATGCAATTACAACATAATGAGAATATCGTAGCTCATACACAACcattcaaatcaaatctaattaaGGTTGAATCTTCACTGAAGTACAATTCACACAATATTACATCAAAcctaaattaatgatgatattcATTCCACATTTGATTTGCAATGGTGTCTCTTAGATCTACTCCTTGTCTATAAATATCGTCACACAATTCCCTTTATGTTGTATCCACATGAGATTGAAGCAATTCATTGTCAACTTCTAACAAGTAATGCATCATTGTTGTCAACATGCTACTACAATGTTGTTGaagattaaatatttcttttggattttgaggcccTCGAGTATAGTAATCTTTCAAGCGGTAGCAGACACCACAGTATGGTGTTAGAATTTGATGTTTGAGCACAAAAACAGCATCTCCAAGATAATACTTTTCCTACATACACAATAAGCTTTTATCACTCACGAGGCACACATATGGTGTTAAGCAAGATAATTCATTTTAACTAACCTTCAAGTATTTTGAATGTGTCCTTTAATATCCTAGAATCATATGTCATTTATTACCACCTAGTTAAAACATATGCAAATTTCATGTTAAAGTCACAAGCTACaaaaacattcatttttttgtgaACTGCAAAAACAATcatgatgtgtgtgtgtgtggaggGGATATAGGAATATGACCATCAAGAAACCAAATTAGAACTAAACTTAGAGTAGGAATGTGCTAGCAATTAGTTTAGACAAGAAAGCTTTAACTCATTTTGGGTTGAAAACTTTAACTCATGGGacccatatttttttaaaatttgtagctGCAATTAACCTCAAACAAACATCTATCCCACAACATTCACCCCTAAAATAGCTCAATTTAATTACATCTCACATTCACCCCTTTAAACCACACCTTAAAATAGCAATTGTAAGATTCTCacactttttttcatttctaaacgTGTAGAAGCTTAATTATTCCAAAACAACAAAGTAAAGAGTAGTATGTTCCCACATgggtagaaaaaaatcatataaaaaaagtaagtaTAAATTGTAATGATGCTTAAGGGCTCTTTAGATATCAAAGTATTTGTTTCAGGAGCAAAACACCTAAATGATTGAGATGTCATTATTAAATTCTATTaacgttttaaaataaaatatataaacttttttagtttaacTGTGATTCACTATAAAGATTTTTATactactaataaattaattttttttcttaaatataactttaaaataacgattataaaaatcaataatcttACCAAACATAACAATCGATAATTGTTAATGTGTGgatatattttagttaaatttatatgttgtgtacattaatataaatttaatggaCAAAACTTAGACATGTTATTGGTCATTTCTTCTAATcaaaattgtgaaataacaagaAGAACACACGATAGAGGGGCTTGaattatgtatttttggaaaaaaaaaattggcaaaCAAAGGTATTATTCAAAAACACTTTGTAGAAGAAGCATCCAAAAATAGTGTGAAGGATAAAATCTTAAAGGAAAAGAGATGTCTCAAAGAAATTTATAATGGATGACTCTTAACCAAGAGCTATGTTTAGTTCCTTCAACCTAAAGGATTTTCATTAAACAAATTGCTTACAACTATAAGTATTCTCTAAGCCTTTTCAAGATTTACAACAATGTTAACccaatttaaattaatcaaagtattatttttattttttagaacttTGTGAACACAAAGAATATGAAAGTTTCAAAACTTGTATGAAATCGTCTAAGTGAATGATCAGGTTGTTAAACTATTCAAGTTGCATAACTTTGTAACCTTGTTGTTTTTCACTCTTAAGTCTTCTTATAGGAGTTTGAAGGAAGATTCATTGAAAAAATAAGTAAGTTTCTT from Glycine soja cultivar W05 chromosome 8, ASM419377v2, whole genome shotgun sequence includes:
- the LOC114423249 gene encoding mitochondrial outer membrane protein porin of 36 kDa-like; translated protein: MVKGPGLYSDIGKRARDLLFKDYQNDHKFTITTYTSTGVEITSTGVRKGEIYLADVSTKVKNKNITTDVKVDTNSNLRTTITVDEPAPGLKTIFSFNFPDQKSGKVELQYQHEYAGINTSIGLTANPVVNFSGVVGNNLVAVGTDLSFDTASGNFTKYNAGLNITHADLIASLTLNDKGDNLTASYYHIVNPLTNTAVGAELSHSFSGNENILTFGTQHALDPLTLLKSRVNNYGRASALIQHDWTPRTRFSLVGEVDTGAIEKSAKVGLAVALKP